In Pseudomonas fluorescens, a genomic segment contains:
- a CDS encoding carbohydrate ABC transporter permease has product MSSVAVFSKASPFDALQRWLPKLVLAPSMFIVLVGFYGYILWTFVLSFTTSTFLPSYKWAGLAQYERLFDNDRWWVASKNLALFGGMFIGITLVIGVTLAIFLDQKIRREGFIRTIYLYPMALSMIVTGTAWKWLLNPGMGLDKLLRDWGWEGFRLDWLIDPDRVVYCLVIAAVWQASGFIMAMFLAGLRGVDQSIIRAAQIDGASMPRIYWSVVLPSLRPVFFSAVMILAHIAIKSFDLVAAMTAGGPGYSSDLPAMFMYSFTFSRGQMGMGSASAILMLGAILAIIVPYLYSELRTKRHD; this is encoded by the coding sequence ATGAGTTCTGTTGCTGTGTTCAGCAAAGCCTCGCCGTTCGATGCACTGCAGCGCTGGCTCCCCAAACTGGTGCTGGCGCCCAGCATGTTCATCGTGTTGGTGGGCTTCTACGGCTACATCCTGTGGACGTTTGTACTGTCGTTCACGACGTCTACGTTCCTGCCGAGCTACAAATGGGCGGGCCTTGCGCAATACGAGCGGTTGTTCGACAACGATCGCTGGTGGGTCGCGAGCAAGAACCTGGCCCTTTTCGGCGGGATGTTTATCGGTATCACCTTGGTGATCGGCGTGACACTGGCGATTTTCCTCGACCAGAAAATTCGTCGCGAAGGCTTTATCCGCACCATTTACCTGTACCCGATGGCGCTCTCGATGATCGTCACCGGTACGGCGTGGAAATGGCTGCTCAACCCAGGCATGGGCCTGGACAAACTCCTGCGTGACTGGGGCTGGGAAGGCTTCCGTCTCGACTGGCTGATCGACCCGGATCGCGTGGTCTACTGCCTGGTGATCGCCGCGGTGTGGCAAGCCTCTGGCTTTATCATGGCGATGTTCCTGGCCGGCCTGCGTGGCGTGGACCAGTCGATCATCCGTGCCGCGCAGATCGATGGCGCGAGCATGCCGCGCATCTACTGGAGCGTGGTGCTGCCAAGCCTGCGTCCGGTGTTTTTCAGTGCGGTGATGATCCTGGCACACATTGCAATCAAGAGTTTCGACCTGGTGGCAGCGATGACTGCTGGCGGCCCGGGTTACTCCTCCGACCTGCCAGCGATGTTCATGTACTCGTTCACCTTCAGTCGTGGCCAGATGGGCATGGGCTCGGCCAGTGCAATCCTGATGCTCGGTGCGATCCTCGCGATCATCGTGCCGTACCTGTATTCCGAGCTGAGGACCAAGCGTCATGACTAG
- a CDS encoding ABC transporter substrate-binding protein yields MNAINRLAIAISVASLFPLSAFAADSKGTVEVVHWWTSGGEKAAVDVLKAQVEKDGFTWKDGAVAGGGGATAMTVLKSRAVAGNPPGVAQIKGPDIQEWASTGLLDTDVLKDVAKEEKWDSLLDKKVSDTVKFDGDYVAVPVNIHRVNWLWINPAVFKKAGITKNPTTLEEFYAAGDKLKAAGFIPLAHGGQPWQDSTVFEAVVLSVMGADGYKKALVDLDNGALTGPQMVKALTELKKVATYMDVDGKGQDWNLEAGKVINGKAGMQIMGDWAKSEWTAAKKVAGKDYECVAFPGTDKAFTYNIDSLAVFKQKDKGTAAGQQDIAKVVLGENFQKVFSINKGSIPVRTDMLNEMDKLGFDSCAQTAAKDFLADAKTGGLQPSMAHNMATTLAVQGAFFDVVTNYINDPKADPADTAKKLGAAIKSAK; encoded by the coding sequence ATGAACGCGATTAATCGCCTCGCCATCGCTATTTCCGTCGCCTCGTTGTTTCCCCTCAGTGCTTTTGCCGCCGACTCGAAAGGGACGGTTGAAGTTGTGCATTGGTGGACCTCCGGTGGTGAGAAAGCGGCCGTAGATGTCCTGAAGGCCCAAGTTGAGAAAGATGGTTTCACCTGGAAAGACGGCGCCGTTGCCGGTGGCGGTGGCGCCACAGCCATGACTGTGCTGAAAAGCCGCGCGGTGGCTGGCAACCCGCCAGGTGTTGCCCAGATCAAAGGCCCGGACATCCAGGAATGGGCGTCTACTGGCCTGCTCGATACCGACGTGCTCAAAGACGTCGCCAAAGAAGAAAAGTGGGACTCCCTGCTCGACAAGAAAGTCTCCGATACCGTGAAGTTCGACGGTGACTACGTCGCCGTACCGGTCAACATCCACCGCGTGAACTGGCTGTGGATCAACCCGGCCGTCTTCAAGAAAGCCGGTATCACCAAGAACCCGACCACCCTCGAAGAATTCTACGCAGCCGGCGACAAGCTCAAGGCCGCGGGCTTCATCCCGCTCGCCCACGGTGGCCAGCCTTGGCAGGACAGCACGGTGTTCGAAGCCGTCGTCTTGTCGGTGATGGGGGCCGATGGCTACAAGAAAGCCCTGGTCGACCTGGATAACGGCGCGCTGACCGGTCCGCAGATGGTCAAGGCCCTGACCGAGCTGAAGAAAGTCGCGACCTATATGGACGTCGACGGCAAAGGCCAGGACTGGAACCTCGAGGCCGGCAAGGTCATCAACGGCAAGGCCGGTATGCAGATCATGGGTGACTGGGCCAAGTCCGAATGGACCGCTGCCAAGAAAGTCGCCGGTAAGGATTACGAGTGCGTAGCCTTCCCAGGCACCGACAAGGCCTTCACCTACAATATCGACTCCCTGGCGGTGTTCAAGCAGAAAGACAAAGGCACTGCCGCTGGCCAGCAGGACATCGCCAAGGTCGTGCTGGGTGAAAACTTCCAGAAGGTGTTCAGCATCAACAAGGGTTCGATCCCGGTTCGTACCGACATGCTCAATGAAATGGACAAGCTCGGCTTCGACTCCTGCGCCCAGACCGCGGCCAAGGACTTCCTGGCCGACGCCAAGACCGGCGGCCTGCAGCCAAGCATGGCGCACAACATGGCCACCACCCTGGCCGTACAAGGTGCGTTCTTTGATGTCGTGACCAACTACATCAACGACCCGAAAGCCGACCCGGCCGACACCGCCAAGAAACTCGGCGCTGCGATCAAGTCTGCCAAGTAA
- a CDS encoding transporter gives MNHSIDHSHQDPDLFGLLYGFRFRPGEKGEQIDSATALQALQQPGDPEEFLWLHLNLAHAACERWMQAHLDLPEEFFEALHEGSRSTRIEHVDSALLAVVNDVVFNFSSMVSSDISTLWVCARSRLLISARLQPLHSVDKLRSSVKAGERFRSPSELLVHLLRDQGEVLTQIVRKTSISVDHIEDQLLSSRLSTNRAELGAARRVLVRLQRLLALEPGSLLRLLNRPPQWLQKEDVKELRKSTEEFALIINDLTALGERIKLLQEEIAANLNEQSNRTLFTLTVVTVLALPINIIAGFFGMNVGGVPLSQDPEGFWILVALVATFTLIAGRWAFRKFSN, from the coding sequence ATGAACCACAGCATCGACCACAGCCACCAGGATCCTGATCTGTTTGGCTTGCTTTACGGTTTTCGTTTTCGCCCCGGTGAAAAGGGTGAGCAGATTGATTCAGCCACGGCCTTGCAAGCATTACAGCAACCGGGCGACCCGGAAGAATTCCTCTGGCTGCACCTGAACCTGGCCCACGCCGCGTGCGAGCGCTGGATGCAGGCGCATCTGGATTTACCGGAAGAGTTCTTCGAAGCCTTGCACGAAGGCTCGCGCTCCACCCGTATCGAGCACGTCGACTCGGCCTTGCTGGCGGTGGTCAACGACGTGGTGTTCAACTTCAGCAGCATGGTCTCGTCGGATATTTCCACACTGTGGGTGTGCGCCCGCAGCCGGCTGTTGATCAGCGCACGTCTGCAACCCCTGCACTCGGTGGATAAACTGCGTTCTTCGGTGAAGGCCGGCGAACGCTTTCGCTCGCCCTCGGAGCTGCTGGTACACCTGCTGCGCGACCAGGGCGAAGTGCTGACGCAGATCGTGCGCAAGACCAGCATCAGCGTCGACCATATCGAAGATCAGCTACTGTCCTCGCGCCTGTCCACCAACCGCGCCGAACTGGGGGCCGCACGCCGGGTGCTGGTGCGCCTGCAACGCTTGCTGGCGCTGGAGCCCGGCTCGTTATTGCGCCTGCTCAACCGCCCACCGCAGTGGCTGCAAAAGGAAGACGTGAAGGAGCTGCGCAAGTCCACCGAGGAGTTCGCGCTGATCATCAACGACCTGACGGCCCTGGGTGAGCGGATCAAGCTGTTGCAGGAAGAGATCGCCGCCAACCTCAACGAACAAAGCAACCGCACGCTGTTCACCCTGACCGTGGTGACCGTGCTGGCGTTACCGATCAATATCATTGCCGGTTTTTTCGGCATGAACGTCGGCGGCGTGCCGCTTTCCCAGGACCCGGAGGGCTTCTGGATCCTGGTGGCGCTGGTCGCGACCTTCACGCTGATCGCCGGGCGCTGGGCGTTCCGCAAATTTTCAAACTGA
- a CDS encoding AGE family epimerase/isomerase: MTTQPLPASSWLNAPAHHAWLANEGQRLLSFAKAARLPEGFGNLDDQGQLPANAQAETMNTARMTHSFAMAHAMGVPGYAELVAHGVAALSGPLRDSEHGGWFAAPRALDGNTGKAAYLHAFVALAASSAVAVGAPGGQTLLNDAVSIIDQFFWSEEEGVMLESFARDWSSVEAYRGANSNMHATEAFLALADVTADTRWLDRALRIVERVIQTHAAGNQFMVIEHFDAQWQPLLDYNEDNPADGFRPYGITPGHGFEWARLVLHLEAARLQAGLATPGWLLTAAKGLFASACEYAWAVDGAPGIVYTLDWNHRPVVRERLHWTHAEASAAAQALLKRTGELQYETWYRCFWEFCDTHFIDRAHGSWHHELSPHNQPSSRIWGGKADLYHAWQAVVLPALPLSPSMASALAEGCYVTRW, encoded by the coding sequence ATGACCACGCAACCACTGCCTGCCAGCAGTTGGCTGAACGCACCTGCCCATCACGCCTGGCTCGCCAACGAAGGCCAGCGCCTGCTGTCATTCGCCAAGGCCGCCCGCTTGCCTGAAGGCTTTGGCAACCTGGACGATCAAGGCCAGTTGCCAGCCAATGCCCAGGCCGAAACCATGAACACCGCTCGCATGACCCACAGCTTCGCCATGGCCCACGCCATGGGCGTACCGGGCTATGCCGAGCTGGTCGCGCATGGGGTCGCCGCGCTCAGTGGCCCGCTGCGCGATAGCGAACATGGTGGCTGGTTCGCCGCCCCTCGCGCCTTGGATGGCAACACCGGTAAGGCCGCGTACCTGCACGCCTTTGTCGCCCTGGCCGCGAGCTCGGCGGTGGCGGTGGGTGCACCCGGTGGGCAAACCTTGCTGAACGACGCCGTCTCTATCATCGATCAGTTCTTCTGGAGCGAGGAGGAGGGCGTGATGCTCGAATCCTTTGCCCGGGACTGGAGCAGCGTCGAAGCCTATCGCGGCGCCAACAGCAACATGCACGCCACCGAAGCGTTTCTCGCCCTGGCCGATGTCACCGCCGATACCCGCTGGCTGGACCGTGCTTTGCGTATCGTCGAGCGTGTGATCCAGACCCACGCCGCCGGCAACCAATTCATGGTGATCGAGCATTTCGACGCCCAGTGGCAACCCTTGCTCGACTACAACGAAGACAACCCCGCTGACGGATTCCGCCCCTACGGCATCACCCCTGGCCACGGTTTCGAATGGGCTCGCCTGGTGTTGCACCTGGAAGCCGCACGCCTGCAAGCCGGCCTGGCCACGCCGGGCTGGCTGTTGACCGCCGCCAAAGGCCTGTTCGCCAGTGCCTGCGAGTATGCATGGGCGGTGGATGGTGCCCCCGGCATCGTCTACACCCTGGATTGGAACCACCGCCCGGTAGTGCGCGAGCGCCTGCACTGGACCCACGCCGAAGCCAGCGCCGCCGCCCAGGCTTTGCTCAAGCGCACCGGCGAGTTGCAGTATGAAACCTGGTACCGGTGCTTCTGGGAGTTTTGTGACACCCATTTTATTGATCGAGCCCATGGCAGTTGGCACCACGAACTCAGCCCGCATAACCAGCCCAGCAGTCGGATATGGGGTGGCAAAGCGGACCTGTATCACGCCTGGCAAGCGGTAGTGCTGCCTGCACTGCCCTTGTCCCCAAGCATGGCCAGCGCCTTGGCAGAGGGGTGCTATGTCACCAGATGGTGA
- a CDS encoding carbohydrate ABC transporter permease, translating to MTSLASKPAISLSRIAIYAVLILAVLLYLVPLVVMLLTSFKTPEDISTGNLLSWPTVVTGIGWVKAWATVDGYFWNSIKITVPAVLISTAIGALNGYVLSFWRFRGSQLFFGLLLFGCFLPFQTVLLPASFTLGKMGLASTTTGLVFVHVVYGLAFTTLFFRNYYVSIPDALIKAARLDGAGFFTIFRLIILPMSTPIIMVCLIWQFTQIWNDFLFGVVFSSGDSQPITVALNNLVNTSTGAKEYNVDMAAAMIAGLPTLLVYVIAGKYFVRGLTAGAVKG from the coding sequence ATGACTAGTCTCGCCTCCAAACCTGCCATCAGCCTGAGTCGCATCGCGATCTATGCGGTGCTGATCCTCGCGGTACTGCTGTACCTGGTACCGCTGGTGGTGATGCTGCTCACTAGCTTCAAGACCCCGGAAGACATCAGTACCGGCAACCTGCTGAGCTGGCCAACCGTGGTCACCGGCATCGGCTGGGTCAAGGCCTGGGCCACCGTCGACGGTTACTTCTGGAACTCGATCAAGATCACCGTGCCGGCCGTGTTGATTTCTACCGCCATCGGCGCGTTGAACGGCTATGTGCTGTCGTTTTGGCGCTTCCGTGGTTCACAGTTGTTCTTCGGTTTGCTGTTGTTCGGCTGCTTCCTGCCGTTCCAGACCGTTTTGCTGCCGGCGTCGTTCACCCTCGGCAAGATGGGGCTGGCCAGCACCACCACCGGCCTGGTGTTTGTGCACGTGGTCTACGGCCTGGCGTTCACCACGCTGTTCTTCCGTAACTACTACGTCAGCATTCCCGATGCGCTGATAAAGGCGGCGCGACTGGACGGTGCAGGATTCTTCACCATCTTCCGGCTGATCATCCTGCCGATGTCGACCCCGATCATCATGGTCTGCCTGATCTGGCAGTTCACCCAGATCTGGAATGACTTCCTGTTCGGCGTGGTGTTCTCCAGCGGCGACTCCCAGCCCATCACGGTGGCGCTGAACAACCTGGTCAACACCAGCACCGGGGCCAAGGAATATAACGTGGATATGGCGGCGGCGATGATCGCCGGGCTGCCGACCCTGCTGGTCTATGTGATCGCAGGCAAGTATTTCGTGCGCGGCCTCACGGCCGGCGCGGTCAAGGGGTAA
- a CDS encoding inorganic phosphate transporter translates to MATPSLTASTHTSSIDTQPRLDKKPGLLTVIIFFAVLAMGLLFTAYSLMRDMHELGTVVTTWTPFLLLGVALLIALGFEFVNGFHDTANAVATVIYTNSLPPQFAVVWSGFFNFLGVLLSSGAVAFGIIALLPVELILQVGSSAGFAMIFALLIAAILWNLGTWWLGLPASSSHTLIGSIIGVGVANALMHGRDGTSGVDWSQAIKIGYALLLSPLIGFVFAALLLLALRVFVKNRALYKAPKGDTPPPWWIRSMLIVTCTGVSFAHGSNDGQKGMGLIMLILVGTLPMAYALNRTMPAEQSLQFAAVAEVTQVALMKSAPQALAGDPRPILSTYVTTKQATPELIPALAALAGQIGDEVKGYGSLAKVPAEAVGNVRNDMYLSSETIRLMDKDKVGHFDADTQGKLQLFKQQIDNSTRFIPLWVKIAVAIALGLGTMVGWKRIVVTVGEKIGKTHLTYAQGASAETVAMLTIGAADMFGLPVSTTHVLSSGVAGTMVANGGGLQMKTIRNLLMAWVLTLPAAIVLSGSLYWLFTKLF, encoded by the coding sequence ATGGCCACCCCTTCCCTGACTGCCTCCACGCATACGTCATCGATTGATACCCAACCCCGGCTCGACAAGAAACCCGGCCTGCTGACGGTGATCATCTTCTTTGCCGTGCTCGCCATGGGCCTGTTGTTCACCGCCTACAGCCTGATGCGCGACATGCACGAACTGGGCACCGTCGTTACCACCTGGACCCCGTTTCTGCTGTTGGGCGTGGCACTGTTGATCGCCCTGGGTTTCGAGTTCGTCAACGGTTTCCACGACACCGCCAACGCCGTGGCCACGGTGATCTACACCAACTCGCTGCCGCCGCAATTTGCGGTGGTGTGGTCGGGCTTTTTCAACTTCCTCGGCGTGCTGCTCTCCAGCGGCGCGGTGGCGTTCGGCATCATTGCCCTGCTGCCGGTCGAGCTGATTTTGCAGGTGGGTTCCTCGGCCGGTTTCGCGATGATCTTCGCCCTGCTGATCGCGGCGATCCTGTGGAACCTCGGCACCTGGTGGCTGGGGTTGCCGGCGTCTTCATCCCACACCCTGATCGGCTCGATCATCGGTGTCGGCGTGGCCAACGCCCTGATGCACGGGCGTGACGGCACCAGCGGCGTGGATTGGAGCCAGGCGATCAAGATCGGTTATGCCCTGCTGCTCTCGCCGTTGATCGGCTTCGTCTTTGCCGCACTCTTGCTGCTGGCCCTGCGTGTCTTCGTGAAAAACCGTGCACTGTACAAGGCGCCCAAAGGCGACACCCCGCCGCCCTGGTGGATTCGCAGCATGCTGATCGTCACCTGCACCGGTGTGTCGTTCGCCCACGGCTCCAACGATGGGCAAAAAGGCATGGGCCTGATCATGCTGATCCTGGTTGGCACCTTGCCGATGGCCTATGCGCTGAACCGCACCATGCCCGCCGAACAGTCGTTGCAATTTGCGGCGGTGGCCGAAGTGACCCAAGTGGCGCTGATGAAAAGCGCGCCGCAGGCGCTGGCCGGCGACCCGCGACCGATCCTGTCGACCTATGTGACTACCAAGCAGGCCACGCCCGAGCTGATCCCGGCCCTCGCCGCCCTCGCCGGCCAGATCGGCGATGAAGTCAAAGGCTACGGCTCCCTGGCCAAAGTCCCCGCCGAAGCCGTCGGCAACGTGCGTAACGACATGTACCTGAGCAGTGAAACCATTCGCCTGATGGACAAGGACAAAGTCGGCCATTTCGACGCCGATACCCAGGGTAAGCTGCAACTGTTCAAGCAACAGATCGACAATTCCACCCGGTTTATTCCGCTGTGGGTGAAGATCGCCGTGGCCATCGCTCTGGGGCTTGGGACCATGGTCGGCTGGAAGCGCATCGTGGTGACCGTGGGCGAGAAAATCGGCAAGACCCACCTGACGTACGCCCAGGGCGCCTCGGCCGAGACCGTGGCGATGCTGACCATCGGCGCCGCGGATATGTTCGGGTTGCCGGTGTCGACCACCCATGTGTTGTCGTCCGGTGTGGCGGGGACCATGGTGGCCAATGGCGGCGGTTTGCAGATGAAGACCATCCGCAATTTGCTGATGGCCTGGGTGTTGACGTTGCCCGCGGCGATTGTGCTATCCGGTAGCCTGTACTGGCTGTTTACCAAACTCTTCTGA
- a CDS encoding biotin-dependent carboxyltransferase family protein, producing the protein MIKVLKPGLATSVQDLGREGYYHLGIPPSGALDQYALSAANHLVGNPVGAAGLECTLIGPELAFQQDALVAISGALMSPRLDGEVVHQDTAFLVRAGQVLRFEFPKAGARAYLAVAGGIDVPVVLGSRSTYTLGALGGFHGRRLQAGDELPIGPASGQGRAGNSLPMALRRSVGGDVTLRVVPGLYYERLSDGAKSSFFAEPWTVGSEADRIGYRFKGGSALSFQPREQPFGAGSDPSNIVDSCYPIGSIQVPAGLEPIVLHRDAVSGGGYAMIGTVISADLDLIGQMQPNQRAGFVAVTLEEALEARRVYKKRLKAMAGLFNS; encoded by the coding sequence ATGATCAAGGTCCTCAAACCCGGCCTGGCCACCTCCGTACAGGACCTGGGCCGTGAAGGTTATTACCACCTGGGCATCCCGCCGTCCGGCGCGCTGGACCAGTACGCGTTGAGCGCGGCCAACCACTTGGTGGGCAATCCGGTCGGCGCGGCGGGGCTGGAATGCACGTTGATCGGCCCCGAACTGGCGTTTCAACAGGACGCGCTGGTGGCCATCAGCGGCGCCCTGATGTCGCCACGCCTGGACGGCGAAGTGGTGCACCAGGACACCGCCTTCCTTGTACGCGCGGGGCAGGTGTTGCGCTTTGAATTTCCGAAGGCGGGCGCCCGGGCCTACCTGGCGGTCGCCGGGGGGATCGATGTGCCTGTGGTGCTCGGTAGTCGTTCCACTTACACCCTCGGCGCGCTGGGTGGGTTTCACGGGCGGCGCTTGCAGGCCGGCGATGAATTGCCCATCGGCCCAGCCAGCGGACAGGGGCGGGCGGGCAACAGTTTGCCGATGGCGTTGCGTCGTTCGGTCGGTGGCGATGTGACCTTGCGCGTGGTGCCGGGGCTGTATTACGAACGCCTCAGCGATGGGGCAAAAAGCAGCTTTTTTGCCGAACCGTGGACGGTGGGTTCCGAAGCGGACCGCATCGGTTATCGCTTCAAGGGCGGCAGTGCGTTGAGTTTCCAGCCACGGGAGCAGCCGTTTGGGGCCGGGTCTGACCCGTCGAATATCGTCGACAGTTGCTACCCCATCGGTTCGATCCAGGTACCGGCCGGTCTGGAGCCGATTGTGCTGCACCGCGATGCGGTATCCGGCGGTGGTTACGCGATGATCGGCACGGTGATCAGTGCCGACCTGGACCTGATCGGGCAGATGCAGCCGAACCAGCGGGCGGGGTTTGTGGCGGTGACGCTGGAGGAGGCGCTGGAGGCGCGGCGGGTGTACAAGAAACGGCTGAAGGCGATGGCCGGGCTCTTCAACAGCTGA
- a CDS encoding glycerophosphodiester phosphodiesterase family protein, with amino-acid sequence MPVTFTNGPAPATLGGVLLALMLGMAPVQAADPISPAELATNEGIPHPAVIAHRGASYDAPESTAAAYKVARDLGADYLEMDLQRSKDGVLFALHDNNLQRTTDVATKFPERKDAPANEFTWKELQTLDAGSWFNAAYPDRARPGFVGLKIQSLDDIIKIAEGNPQHKPGLYIETKEPKQFPGIEADLKNKLLDKGWLSSAGSKLGKSNTGVGQGKGRVVLQTFETASLKELQKEMPNTPKILLLWVGEGSIEPKSKVTFAESGEPTKAAYYAKQEPKDFAEFEKWVDEAKSLGAIGTGPSAELTAHGDQSYTDLVKPEMNKLTHDKGLLVHVYTVDEPVDFEKVMKAGVDGIFTNRAAELLKFYKRWPSSSVQDLLNDYKY; translated from the coding sequence ATGCCTGTCACGTTTACCAACGGCCCGGCGCCCGCCACCCTAGGGGGCGTGCTGCTCGCCCTGATGCTCGGCATGGCCCCTGTACAGGCTGCCGACCCGATCAGCCCGGCTGAATTGGCAACTAACGAAGGCATTCCCCACCCTGCCGTGATCGCCCACCGTGGCGCCTCCTACGACGCCCCTGAATCCACCGCGGCGGCCTACAAGGTGGCGCGAGACCTGGGCGCCGACTACCTGGAAATGGACCTGCAGCGCAGCAAGGACGGCGTGCTGTTCGCCTTGCACGACAACAACCTGCAACGCACCACCGACGTGGCCACCAAGTTTCCCGAGCGCAAGGACGCCCCGGCCAACGAGTTCACCTGGAAAGAACTGCAAACCCTCGACGCCGGCAGCTGGTTCAATGCCGCCTACCCGGATCGCGCCCGTCCCGGCTTCGTCGGCCTGAAAATCCAGAGCCTGGACGACATCATCAAGATCGCCGAAGGCAACCCGCAGCACAAACCCGGCCTGTACATCGAGACCAAGGAGCCCAAGCAATTCCCCGGTATCGAAGCCGACCTGAAGAACAAGCTGCTGGACAAAGGCTGGCTGAGCTCCGCCGGCTCCAAGCTGGGCAAGAGCAATACCGGCGTCGGCCAAGGCAAGGGCCGCGTGGTGCTGCAAACGTTCGAGACCGCCAGCCTCAAAGAGCTGCAGAAAGAAATGCCGAACACCCCGAAGATCCTGCTGTTGTGGGTGGGTGAAGGCAGCATCGAGCCTAAGTCCAAAGTCACCTTCGCCGAATCCGGCGAGCCGACCAAGGCGGCCTACTACGCCAAGCAAGAGCCGAAAGACTTTGCCGAGTTCGAAAAGTGGGTCGACGAAGCCAAGAGCCTGGGCGCCATCGGCACGGGCCCTTCGGCCGAACTGACGGCCCACGGGGACCAGAGTTACACCGACCTGGTCAAGCCTGAAATGAACAAGCTGACCCACGACAAGGGCCTGCTGGTGCACGTCTACACCGTGGATGAGCCCGTGGACTTCGAGAAAGTGATGAAAGCCGGCGTCGATGGCATCTTCACCAACCGCGCAGCCGAACTGCTGAAGTTCTACAAGCGCTGGCCGTCGTCCAGCGTGCAGGACCTGCTGAACGACTATAAGTACTGA
- a CDS encoding 5-oxoprolinase subunit B family protein gives MAETSPIRYSFGADEHLFAEVSDSMSLEAFFKGMAVTRAVERLALDGVLDVCLANASFQIRFDPDRIAPHVLLDAVQSAETQAVAERTLHTRIIEIPVLYNDPWTHETLMRFRDRHQDPSGTDLEYAARINGLADVDAFIAAHSGAPWFVSMVGFVAGLPFMFQMVERARQLQVPKYLRPRTDTPKLTLGHGGCFGCIYSVRGAGGYQMFGVTPAPIYDPAQQLAYLQEHMVFFRPGDIVQFKPIDRTAYDLAVAEVDAGRFDLRIRPVEFSLDAFLADPIGYPKTLQEALA, from the coding sequence ATGGCTGAAACATCCCCAATCCGCTACAGCTTCGGCGCGGATGAACACCTGTTTGCCGAGGTCAGCGACAGCATGTCCCTGGAGGCTTTTTTCAAGGGCATGGCCGTGACCCGCGCCGTGGAGCGCCTGGCCCTGGATGGCGTGCTGGATGTATGCCTGGCCAATGCCTCGTTCCAGATTCGCTTCGACCCCGACCGCATCGCGCCCCATGTGCTGCTCGACGCGGTGCAAAGCGCCGAAACCCAGGCGGTGGCCGAACGCACCTTGCACACGCGCATCATCGAAATCCCGGTGCTGTACAACGACCCCTGGACCCATGAAACCCTGATGCGTTTTCGCGATCGCCACCAGGACCCCAGCGGCACCGACCTGGAGTACGCCGCGCGCATCAATGGCCTGGCGGATGTCGACGCATTTATCGCCGCCCACAGTGGCGCGCCGTGGTTTGTGTCGATGGTCGGCTTTGTCGCGGGCTTGCCGTTCATGTTCCAGATGGTCGAGCGCGCGCGGCAATTGCAGGTGCCCAAGTACCTGCGCCCGCGTACCGACACGCCAAAGCTGACCCTTGGCCACGGTGGCTGTTTCGGTTGCATCTACTCGGTGCGCGGCGCCGGCGGTTATCAGATGTTCGGCGTAACCCCGGCGCCGATCTACGACCCGGCGCAGCAGTTGGCTTACCTTCAGGAACACATGGTGTTCTTCCGCCCCGGCGATATCGTGCAGTTCAAACCCATCGACCGCACGGCCTACGACCTGGCCGTCGCCGAGGTGGACGCTGGGCGTTTCGACCTGCGCATCCGCCCGGTGGAGTTTTCCCTCGATGCGTTTCTCGCCGACCCCATCGGCTACCCGAAAACCCTGCAGGAGGCGCTGGCATGA
- a CDS encoding PepSY domain-containing protein, with protein MKTLTALFAATALTLTAGLAQADVRPDHIEGLLKSGAVKPFEQLNAAALAKHAGASITDTELDHNKSGVLVYEVDLTDTAGKKFEVKLDAKTGAVLEDKLDT; from the coding sequence ATGAAAACCCTGACTGCCCTGTTCGCCGCCACTGCCCTGACCCTGACCGCCGGCCTGGCCCAGGCGGATGTTCGCCCGGATCACATTGAAGGCCTGCTCAAGTCCGGTGCCGTGAAGCCTTTCGAGCAACTCAATGCCGCCGCGCTGGCCAAGCACGCAGGTGCCAGCATCACCGACACCGAGCTGGACCACAACAAAAGCGGTGTACTGGTCTACGAAGTCGACCTGACCGACACCGCCGGCAAGAAGTTCGAAGTGAAACTCGACGCCAAGACCGGCGCCGTGTTGGAAGACAAACTCGACACTTGA